The proteins below come from a single Serratia fonticola genomic window:
- the yobA gene encoding CopC domain-containing protein YobA, whose protein sequence is MIAKIRSSYRLLSTIFVLFVGLSSQQALAHAHLKVQTPAADATVSSAPKVLTLNFSEGIEPNFSGVKVTGPDNAVVKTGKLDLDPSNNTQINVPIESELAAGKYQVSWHVVSVDGHKTKGQYSFTVN, encoded by the coding sequence GTGATCGCTAAAATTCGTTCATCCTATCGCCTGCTTTCCACCATTTTCGTGCTGTTTGTCGGCTTGTCTTCTCAGCAGGCGTTGGCGCATGCCCACCTGAAAGTACAGACTCCGGCGGCAGACGCCACCGTCAGCTCTGCGCCAAAAGTGCTGACGCTGAATTTCTCCGAAGGCATTGAGCCTAACTTCAGCGGTGTCAAAGTGACCGGCCCAGATAACGCCGTGGTTAAAACCGGCAAGCTGGATCTGGATCCAAGCAACAACACCCAGATTAACGTACCGATTGAAAGTGAACTGGCTGCGGGGAAATACCAGGTTAGCTGGCACGTGGTTTCCGTTGACGGTCATAAAACCAAAGGTCAGTACAGCTTTACCGTTAACTAA
- the copD gene encoding copper homeostasis membrane protein CopD, translating into MTLATLFVLCRFVHFTAVMLMFGVSLFTAVLSPQRLSPIITRDLRPLLLASTWISALTALLMLAIQAGLMGDGWADTWQLSIWWAVLGTTFGEAWRWHLGFSLLALLALLLPAAKRGQALALCSALLLINMAFIGHAAMHAGILGIAHRVNHALHLLAAGYWFGSLLPLLLCLRYLPQPQWRSDAIATLIRFSRWGHVAVVLVIVTGIINSLIILGRWPVDLGSAYQRLLLVKVGLVALMVMVALANRYVIVPAMRTPPNLAQRGVVIACWLEVALGAAVLLLVSLFATYAPV; encoded by the coding sequence ATGACTCTGGCGACCCTGTTTGTGCTGTGTCGCTTTGTGCACTTTACGGCGGTGATGCTGATGTTTGGTGTCAGCCTGTTCACCGCCGTCCTGTCGCCACAGCGCCTCTCCCCGATAATCACCCGCGATTTGCGCCCGCTGCTGCTCGCCTCGACCTGGATCTCCGCATTAACCGCTTTGCTGATGCTGGCCATTCAGGCCGGATTGATGGGCGATGGCTGGGCGGATACCTGGCAATTGAGCATTTGGTGGGCGGTGTTGGGCACCACCTTTGGTGAGGCCTGGCGCTGGCATCTGGGTTTTTCCCTGCTGGCCTTGTTAGCCTTGCTGTTGCCTGCGGCAAAGCGGGGGCAAGCGCTGGCTCTGTGCTCGGCACTGCTACTGATCAACATGGCGTTTATCGGCCATGCGGCGATGCATGCGGGCATATTGGGAATTGCACACCGAGTTAACCACGCCTTGCACCTGTTAGCGGCAGGCTACTGGTTCGGCAGCCTATTACCGTTGTTGCTTTGCCTGCGCTACTTGCCACAACCGCAGTGGCGTAGTGATGCTATCGCCACCCTGATCCGTTTCTCTCGCTGGGGCCATGTTGCCGTGGTGCTAGTGATCGTCACGGGCATAATCAACAGCCTGATTATCCTTGGACGCTGGCCAGTCGATCTCGGCTCCGCCTATCAGCGTTTGCTGTTAGTCAAAGTCGGGCTGGTGGCACTGATGGTGATGGTGGCATTGGCCAACCGTTACGTTATCGTCCCTGCGATGCGTACCCCCCCCAATCTGGCACAGCGCGGGGTGGTAATCGCCTGCTGGCTTGAGGTGGCGTTGGGCGCAGCGGTGCTGCTGTTGGTGAGTTTATTTGCAACCTATGCACCGGTATGA
- a CDS encoding phage holin family protein, with amino-acid sequence MKMPEKDPSWLAAVAAFYYHYSTGINGFFVAFVVAFRRVVWGGGKIRAGIGEALVCGIVGVSISPAIAPVIIFLVHSIPWLNGSMATIAAGKVEIAVSCMVGMFGLSAIKEFVLRVANTKLGPAKEKKDQDSPSQE; translated from the coding sequence ATGAAGATGCCTGAAAAGGATCCAAGCTGGCTCGCAGCCGTTGCGGCCTTCTATTACCACTACTCGACAGGCATCAACGGTTTTTTCGTCGCGTTTGTCGTAGCGTTCCGGCGCGTTGTGTGGGGAGGCGGTAAAATCAGGGCCGGTATAGGTGAGGCTCTTGTGTGTGGGATTGTTGGGGTATCGATAAGCCCGGCGATCGCCCCAGTCATTATTTTTTTGGTTCACTCCATTCCTTGGCTTAACGGCTCCATGGCCACTATTGCCGCCGGTAAGGTTGAGATCGCTGTCAGCTGCATGGTCGGTATGTTCGGGCTGTCAGCAATCAAGGAATTCGTCCTACGGGTGGCCAATACAAAGCTAGGCCCGGCGAAAGAAAAGAAAGACCAGGATTCTCCCTCTCAGGAATAA
- the lysC gene encoding Rz1-like lysis system protein LysC — translation MRLKMMIAPSAICLVLLLSSCSRTQNPVPQPLVLLPPESVFTPCEKPVLNGTTWGDAVSYSLALQAALQICAGQVGTLNAWRFGLKKERNVRRAATAQVDAY, via the coding sequence ATGCGATTAAAGATGATGATTGCGCCAAGCGCGATATGCCTGGTGCTGTTGTTGAGCTCCTGCAGCCGGACACAAAATCCGGTACCGCAGCCGCTGGTCCTGCTACCCCCTGAATCTGTCTTCACCCCCTGCGAGAAACCCGTTCTGAACGGAACAACATGGGGGGATGCAGTCAGCTACTCACTGGCACTTCAAGCCGCATTGCAAATCTGCGCCGGGCAGGTGGGAACGCTGAACGCCTGGCGTTTCGGCTTAAAGAAAGAGCGAAATGTGAGGAGGGCAGCAACTGCGCAAGTAGATGCTTATTAA
- a CDS encoding TraR/DksA C4-type zinc finger protein has translation MTVMTLLSEQQLLAMPESDYMNTEQRAFFRQRLLDEQQKLWQHIDVLKRDIDSGDISGDEADKAAREEDLRLLFRQLDRETRLLPKMAAALQRLETGDFGYCLETGEPIGLPRLLLRPTAELSIEAKTAQEMREPHMRKSKSTSF, from the coding sequence ATGACAGTCATGACATTATTAAGCGAGCAACAACTGCTGGCGATGCCAGAATCTGATTACATGAATACGGAGCAGCGGGCGTTTTTCCGCCAACGCCTTTTGGACGAGCAACAAAAACTCTGGCAGCACATCGACGTGTTGAAACGTGATATCGACAGCGGCGATATTAGCGGTGACGAAGCGGATAAAGCCGCGCGCGAAGAAGATCTGCGCCTACTGTTCCGCCAATTGGATCGGGAAACCCGCCTGTTACCCAAGATGGCCGCCGCCCTGCAGCGCCTGGAAACCGGTGATTTCGGATATTGTCTTGAAACGGGTGAGCCTATCGGCCTGCCACGCCTGTTATTGCGCCCCACGGCAGAGTTGAGTATTGAAGCCAAAACCGCACAAGAAATGCGCGAACCCCATATGCGTAAAAGCAAGTCGACTTCATTTTGA
- a CDS encoding DNA polymerase III subunit theta: protein MGYNLAELSKDDMDKVNVDLAASGVAFKERYNMPVIPEMVEREQPKHLQDYFRERVMHYRVESHKFSRLPYEPKMK from the coding sequence ATGGGTTACAATCTGGCAGAGCTTTCCAAAGACGATATGGACAAGGTGAACGTTGATCTGGCCGCGTCTGGAGTGGCATTCAAGGAACGCTACAATATGCCGGTGATCCCTGAGATGGTGGAACGTGAGCAGCCAAAGCATCTGCAGGACTACTTTCGCGAGCGTGTGATGCACTATCGCGTCGAATCACACAAATTCTCTCGCCTGCCTTACGAACCTAAAATGAAGTAA
- a CDS encoding anti-virulence regulator CigR family protein has translation MLKHRCSALALALIVFTSSASVMANPGNGNGNGGGNGNGGGHGNSANHGDNHGKGNSGKDHSDKGKKAKGGHDDLVTVNINYDRVRPLAVNYGLTGYQSLPPGIAKNLARGKPLPPGIAKKMVPASMLGQLPSYPGYEWRIAGNDLVLVALSTAIVASVINGVFD, from the coding sequence ATGCTCAAGCATCGCTGCTCTGCCCTCGCACTTGCGTTGATCGTGTTCACATCCTCAGCCTCCGTTATGGCCAATCCAGGGAATGGTAATGGCAACGGAGGCGGTAACGGTAATGGAGGTGGGCATGGTAATTCTGCTAACCATGGAGACAATCATGGGAAGGGTAATTCAGGCAAAGACCATTCAGACAAAGGCAAAAAAGCCAAGGGTGGTCATGACGATCTGGTTACCGTGAATATCAATTATGACCGCGTGCGGCCCCTGGCGGTAAACTATGGATTAACCGGGTATCAATCTTTACCTCCCGGCATTGCCAAGAACCTGGCACGGGGCAAGCCATTGCCGCCGGGGATCGCCAAGAAAATGGTGCCAGCTTCAATGCTGGGACAACTGCCATCTTATCCTGGTTATGAATGGCGTATCGCCGGGAATGATTTAGTTCTGGTGGCCTTAAGCACGGCTATTGTTGCCTCTGTTATCAATGGGGTATTTGACTAG
- the cho gene encoding excinuclease Cho has translation MTRRSAAPRLEFEAEAIYQYPEHLRQWLEGLPALPGVYLFHGECETMPLYIGKSVNLRSRVLSHLRTPDEAAMLRQARRITFIRTAGEIGALLLEAQLIKQQQPLFNKRLRRNKQLCALQLNDDKPTVVYAKEVDFARHAGLFGLFANRRAALQALQSIADQHQLCYGLLGLEPLSKGRPCFRSALKRCAGACGGKESLADHRQRLVSALEQSRVVCWPWRGPIALREQGADMAQYHIIHHWLWLGAVDSLDEARELMIAAPGFDSDGYKILCKPVIGGEYEIIDLYEET, from the coding sequence TTGACCAGACGTTCTGCCGCACCAAGGCTCGAGTTTGAAGCAGAAGCCATTTACCAATACCCGGAACACCTACGCCAATGGCTGGAAGGCTTGCCTGCTTTACCTGGGGTGTACTTGTTCCACGGTGAGTGCGAAACCATGCCGCTCTACATCGGTAAAAGCGTGAACCTTCGCAGCCGGGTGCTTTCACATTTGCGCACCCCAGACGAAGCGGCCATGCTGCGCCAAGCCCGGCGTATCACCTTTATCAGAACGGCGGGTGAAATAGGGGCGTTGTTGCTGGAAGCGCAACTGATTAAACAACAACAACCGCTGTTCAATAAGCGCCTGCGCCGCAACAAGCAGCTCTGCGCATTGCAACTCAATGATGACAAACCCACGGTGGTGTATGCCAAAGAGGTGGATTTTGCTCGGCACGCTGGGTTGTTTGGCCTTTTTGCCAACCGGCGGGCGGCACTACAAGCGCTGCAGTCTATCGCCGATCAGCATCAGCTGTGTTATGGGCTGTTGGGGCTTGAACCATTAAGCAAAGGCCGCCCTTGTTTCCGTTCTGCACTGAAGCGTTGTGCCGGAGCTTGCGGTGGTAAAGAAAGCCTGGCCGATCATCGGCAGCGCTTGGTCTCTGCTCTCGAGCAAAGCCGAGTGGTGTGCTGGCCGTGGCGTGGTCCGATAGCCTTGCGAGAGCAGGGGGCTGATATGGCGCAGTACCATATTATTCACCACTGGTTATGGCTGGGTGCAGTAGATAGCCTGGATGAAGCGAGGGAGTTAATGATTGCTGCGCCGGGCTTTGATAGCGATGGCTATAAAATTTTATGCAAACCCGTGATCGGTGGAGAGTACGAGATTATCGATCTCTACGAAGAAACCTGA
- a CDS encoding DUF1133 family protein → MPILGLLQHHVFFTPRNWCLRTCETRIDVWLKTAEFMMYLPISDAFNFDADRYKR, encoded by the coding sequence ATTCCTATACTCGGCCTTTTACAGCATCACGTATTCTTTACCCCTCGTAATTGGTGCCTGCGGACGTGTGAGACGCGGATCGATGTCTGGCTGAAAACGGCAGAGTTCATGATGTATCTACCGATAAGCGATGCATTTAATTTTGATGCAGACAGATATAAGCGTTGA
- the umuD gene encoding translesion error-prone DNA polymerase V autoproteolytic subunit has product MKHFAPTPTPEKLYLPLFSDRVPAGFPSPAQDYVHARIDLNEYCISHPNATYFLYASGESMLEAGIVDGSMLVVDCSIGAEHGDIVIASVGGEFTVKRLCLRPVVQLEPMNPNYQPIPLHDGAEDLDIVGVVVSTITRLK; this is encoded by the coding sequence ATGAAACACTTTGCTCCAACACCAACTCCAGAGAAATTGTACCTGCCACTGTTTTCCGATCGGGTGCCTGCTGGCTTCCCAAGTCCGGCGCAGGACTATGTCCATGCCAGGATCGATCTCAACGAATATTGCATCAGCCACCCGAACGCCACTTACTTTCTCTACGCCTCCGGTGAAAGCATGCTGGAGGCGGGCATTGTCGATGGCTCGATGCTGGTGGTCGATTGCAGCATTGGGGCCGAACATGGCGATATCGTGATCGCCAGCGTGGGTGGTGAGTTCACGGTAAAGCGGTTATGTCTGCGGCCAGTCGTGCAGCTCGAACCGATGAACCCCAACTACCAGCCAATCCCGCTACATGATGGCGCTGAAGATTTAGATATCGTCGGCGTCGTGGTGTCGACTATTACGAGGCTGAAGTAA
- the pip gene encoding prolyl aminopeptidase, whose translation MEQLRGLYPPLSAYDSGWLDTGDGHRIYWELSGNPNGKPAVFIHGGPGGGSAPYHRQLFDPQRYKVLLFDQRGCGRSKPHASLDNNTTWHLVDDLERLRVMAGVDQWLVFGGSWGSTLALAYAQTHPQRVSEMVLRGIFTLRKQELSWYYQDGASRFFPDKWERVLSILSEEERKDVIAAYRQRLTSPDLQVQLEAAKLWSVWEGETVTLLPSDASASFGEDDFALAFARIENHYFSHQGFLDSDDQLLSNVPLIRHIPAVIVHGRYDMACQVQNAWDLAKAWPEAELHIVEGAGHSTDEPGILHQLMLATDRFAGPSPQPSPTGRGSC comes from the coding sequence ATGGAACAATTACGAGGTTTGTACCCGCCATTATCCGCCTATGACAGCGGTTGGCTGGATACTGGAGATGGGCACCGGATCTACTGGGAGCTGAGCGGCAATCCAAACGGTAAGCCTGCGGTATTTATCCACGGCGGGCCTGGCGGTGGTAGCGCACCTTATCATCGCCAGCTGTTCGACCCGCAGCGCTATAAGGTTTTGCTGTTCGATCAACGCGGCTGTGGCCGTTCCAAACCGCATGCGAGCCTGGACAATAACACTACCTGGCACCTGGTCGACGATCTCGAAAGACTGCGTGTCATGGCGGGAGTGGACCAGTGGCTGGTCTTTGGTGGCTCCTGGGGTTCCACGCTGGCGCTGGCCTATGCACAGACCCATCCGCAACGCGTCAGCGAGATGGTGCTGCGGGGGATCTTCACGCTGCGTAAGCAGGAACTGAGTTGGTATTATCAAGACGGCGCTTCTCGCTTCTTCCCGGATAAATGGGAGCGGGTGCTGTCTATTCTTTCGGAGGAAGAACGCAAGGACGTGATTGCGGCCTACCGTCAACGCCTGACGTCACCGGATCTGCAAGTGCAGCTTGAGGCTGCCAAACTGTGGAGCGTGTGGGAAGGGGAAACGGTAACGCTGTTGCCAAGCGATGCTTCCGCCTCTTTTGGCGAAGATGATTTCGCGCTGGCCTTTGCCCGCATTGAGAACCACTACTTTAGCCATCAGGGCTTTCTCGACAGCGATGACCAACTGCTGAGCAACGTCCCGCTGATCCGCCATATTCCGGCGGTGATTGTCCATGGCCGTTACGATATGGCTTGCCAGGTACAAAACGCCTGGGATCTGGCCAAGGCCTGGCCAGAGGCTGAACTGCATATTGTTGAAGGGGCAGGGCACTCCACGGATGAACCGGGTATTTTGCACCAGCTGATGCTGGCTACCGACCGTTTCGCGGGCCCCTCACCCCAACCCTCTCCCACAGGGAGAGGGAGCTGTTAA
- a CDS encoding ECs1072 family phage-associated protein translates to MSPIHTLWHVIKSRVCENRGLSHSAFHEGSEQVSCIKNRSLQIFILEMILHKHRQQYATAFEPLKNEKALHHLIFTKTMWKPSEIRQLSLADSLFIIQDELRIDKLPADIAPFIESLNLPAVAFIFEHLLDEDWVPKENSIFLASMK, encoded by the coding sequence ATGAGTCCAATTCATACTTTATGGCATGTCATTAAATCAAGAGTCTGCGAGAATCGCGGCCTCAGCCATTCAGCATTCCACGAGGGAAGTGAGCAAGTTAGTTGCATCAAAAACCGCTCACTCCAGATATTCATACTGGAAATGATATTGCATAAACACCGCCAGCAGTACGCTACTGCCTTTGAGCCGCTGAAAAATGAAAAAGCACTACACCATCTCATCTTCACCAAAACCATGTGGAAGCCTTCTGAAATCAGGCAGCTCTCGTTAGCAGATTCACTATTTATAATTCAGGACGAACTTAGAATTGATAAGCTACCTGCTGATATCGCACCCTTTATCGAGAGCCTTAACCTACCAGCTGTTGCTTTTATTTTTGAGCATCTCCTTGATGAGGATTGGGTTCCCAAGGAAAACTCAATTTTTCTGGCTTCAATGAAGTAG
- a CDS encoding glycoside hydrolase family 19 protein: MTKDQFQLAANIGAGLATRWFPHIDATFKEFGITSAVDQAMFIAQFGHESAGFTRVVESLNYDVNGLMKTFGPLSKAKRLTEYQCKMLGRTVKQSAQQEAIANLVYGGRIGNKGPKDGWKYRGRGIPQITGLDNYRACSAALKADFVQVPELLERDEYAMRAAGWFWSANKCGRFGADVDKVTKVINGGLNGIDDRKARFAIASKALA; encoded by the coding sequence ATGACAAAAGATCAATTCCAACTGGCGGCCAACATCGGCGCCGGATTAGCTACGCGCTGGTTTCCGCATATCGACGCCACTTTTAAAGAGTTCGGCATCACCTCAGCAGTAGATCAGGCGATGTTTATCGCCCAGTTCGGCCATGAGTCAGCCGGATTCACCAGGGTAGTCGAATCGCTGAATTACGATGTAAATGGCCTAATGAAAACTTTCGGTCCTCTGTCAAAGGCCAAAAGGCTGACTGAATATCAGTGCAAAATGTTGGGGCGCACAGTTAAACAAAGCGCCCAGCAGGAAGCTATTGCCAATCTGGTATATGGCGGACGCATCGGGAATAAAGGGCCAAAAGACGGCTGGAAGTACCGCGGGCGCGGAATTCCGCAGATCACCGGGTTAGATAATTACCGCGCCTGCAGTGCCGCATTGAAAGCTGACTTTGTGCAGGTGCCCGAGTTGCTTGAGCGTGACGAATATGCAATGCGCGCCGCCGGATGGTTTTGGTCAGCGAATAAATGCGGCCGGTTTGGTGCTGACGTCGATAAAGTCACGAAGGTGATCAACGGCGGCCTGAACGGCATCGATGACCGGAAAGCGCGGTTCGCAATCGCCAGCAAGGCGTTGGCATGA
- a CDS encoding DUF4145 domain-containing protein has translation MASWTCPFCGQIASANAVMSEYNRLFFKRDTKYGEVQLRSVITLCPNDECKEIVISSVLSKIELQNTGWVAIEQLESWKLRPQAAVKVFPDYVPKAVIDDYEEAALICSLSPKASATLSRRCLQGMIRDFWEVKPGRLVDEINAIEGKVDHGTWRAIDSIRSIGNIGAHMEKDINLIVEVEPEEAELLIELIEVLIKDWYVEREERSRRTSKIFELAEAKKAERKAKPE, from the coding sequence ATGGCATCTTGGACCTGCCCATTTTGTGGGCAAATAGCAAGCGCAAATGCAGTTATGTCAGAATATAATAGGCTATTTTTTAAGAGGGACACTAAGTATGGAGAGGTTCAATTGCGCTCCGTGATAACACTGTGCCCTAATGATGAATGTAAAGAGATCGTGATTAGCTCCGTTCTTTCAAAAATTGAGCTTCAAAACACTGGCTGGGTAGCAATAGAACAGTTGGAATCATGGAAACTGAGACCTCAAGCTGCCGTGAAGGTTTTTCCAGACTATGTACCCAAGGCAGTCATCGATGATTATGAAGAAGCAGCACTGATCTGTAGTTTATCCCCCAAAGCATCTGCAACACTTTCTAGACGGTGTTTGCAAGGGATGATTAGAGATTTCTGGGAGGTTAAGCCTGGCAGGTTAGTTGATGAAATAAATGCTATTGAGGGCAAAGTAGATCATGGGACATGGCGAGCGATAGACTCGATTCGAAGTATCGGTAACATCGGCGCGCACATGGAAAAAGACATCAACTTAATTGTTGAGGTTGAGCCCGAAGAAGCTGAGCTACTTATTGAACTAATTGAGGTACTGATCAAGGATTGGTACGTTGAACGAGAAGAAAGAAGCAGAAGAACAAGCAAAATATTCGAGTTAGCAGAAGCAAAGAAAGCAGAAAGAAAAGCCAAGCCAGAATAG
- a CDS encoding DUF2570 family protein, with protein MSWLAGWKNAALLGLLVTAIILAFNGATLSSRLDLARETVSNQGKLLEQQTALIGVMQASDASNRALMAAQLQNEQQLRQQATANERKLRDAIKDDDCAKRDMPGAVVELLQPDTKSGTAAAGPATP; from the coding sequence ATGAGCTGGTTGGCTGGTTGGAAGAATGCGGCGCTGTTAGGCCTGCTGGTTACCGCCATTATTCTGGCATTCAACGGCGCGACATTATCCAGCCGGTTGGATTTAGCGCGGGAAACGGTAAGTAACCAGGGAAAGCTACTGGAACAGCAAACCGCATTGATTGGCGTAATGCAGGCAAGTGACGCCAGCAACCGCGCACTGATGGCCGCCCAGTTGCAGAATGAACAGCAGCTGCGCCAGCAGGCCACCGCCAACGAAAGGAAATTACGGGATGCGATTAAAGATGATGATTGCGCCAAGCGCGATATGCCTGGTGCTGTTGTTGAGCTCCTGCAGCCGGACACAAAATCCGGTACCGCAGCCGCTGGTCCTGCTACCCCCTGA
- the ftnA gene encoding non-heme ferritin, whose translation MLTQAMTTKLNEQLNLEFYSANLYLQMSAWCSDKGFEGAAAFLKEHSREEMQHMQRLFDYLSDTGALPLIGSISAPPVEFESLADVFQQTYEHEQLITRQINELAHVAMTTQDYSTFNFLQWYVAEQHEEEKLFKSVLDKLALVGSSGKALFFIDKDLKRMGAEAVSGNGQA comes from the coding sequence ATGCTAACGCAAGCAATGACCACGAAACTGAATGAGCAACTGAATCTGGAATTCTATTCCGCCAATTTGTATTTGCAAATGAGCGCCTGGTGCAGCGATAAAGGCTTCGAAGGGGCTGCCGCATTCCTTAAAGAACATTCACGCGAAGAGATGCAGCACATGCAGCGTCTGTTCGACTACCTCAGTGATACCGGGGCGTTGCCACTGATCGGCAGCATTTCTGCACCGCCGGTAGAGTTTGAATCACTGGCGGACGTTTTCCAGCAGACTTACGAGCATGAGCAACTGATCACTCGTCAAATCAATGAACTGGCGCACGTGGCAATGACCACACAAGACTACTCAACCTTCAACTTCCTGCAATGGTATGTTGCCGAGCAGCACGAAGAAGAGAAGCTGTTCAAATCCGTATTGGACAAGTTGGCGCTGGTAGGCAGCAGCGGCAAGGCACTGTTCTTCATTGATAAAGATCTGAAGAGAATGGGTGCTGAGGCAGTAAGCGGTAACGGCCAGGCCTGA
- a CDS encoding site-specific integrase has protein sequence MATLEHIHFAPHNLECKENGVTYSVSSSRPSIKDLPQIFWVGGMPWREANLWAMERATTGEASLKTVASNMNGLLNYAKFLESRGLHWFEFPAKKADRCLVLYRGALIKMRNVGQISPSTASEYMRNCIMFYRWVRHREFIAPHIPLWREKPYVVKFFDQVGFERTINGAATDLSIPNRKRLGQTLEDGLLPLSETDRDAILDFAAENATPELYLMLALGFFTGMRLGSICDLKVQTLEHAVPDPSAEGLLRLAIGPGAAPPVHTKFGVTGQVWIPEALCDKLLEYAKGWRRVERTTKAPLENRDLLFLTRFGNAYGRRGTDQSSAVNVEMSDFRKRGVKAGVQMLRRFRFHQSRCTFGTELARLALSACADVALVIAIVSDALLHAPNSEATTFRYIRFVQALPIKQALSHNFMVAFSGIGLEGRQNG, from the coding sequence ATGGCGACACTAGAACACATTCATTTCGCGCCCCACAATCTCGAATGTAAAGAAAACGGCGTAACTTATTCAGTCAGTAGCAGTCGGCCCTCTATCAAGGACTTGCCTCAGATTTTCTGGGTAGGGGGAATGCCATGGAGAGAGGCAAACCTGTGGGCAATGGAACGAGCAACGACAGGGGAAGCTTCTCTGAAGACCGTTGCCAGCAATATGAATGGTCTTTTGAATTACGCCAAGTTCCTTGAATCGCGTGGACTGCATTGGTTTGAGTTTCCCGCCAAAAAAGCCGACCGCTGTCTGGTGCTATACCGTGGAGCGTTGATCAAGATGCGCAATGTGGGTCAGATCAGCCCCTCCACGGCGTCTGAGTATATGCGCAATTGCATCATGTTCTACCGGTGGGTGAGGCATAGGGAGTTTATTGCTCCACACATCCCCCTATGGCGGGAAAAGCCCTACGTCGTCAAATTCTTTGACCAGGTAGGGTTTGAGCGAACGATAAACGGAGCCGCAACCGATCTTAGCATCCCTAATCGCAAACGACTTGGACAGACATTGGAAGATGGACTGTTACCTCTGTCGGAGACGGATCGCGATGCCATTTTGGATTTCGCTGCCGAGAATGCTACCCCTGAGCTTTATCTCATGTTGGCACTTGGATTTTTTACTGGGATGCGGCTTGGCAGCATTTGTGATCTTAAGGTTCAGACTCTTGAGCATGCCGTCCCCGATCCCTCCGCTGAAGGACTGCTACGGCTTGCAATTGGTCCGGGCGCAGCTCCGCCAGTACATACAAAGTTCGGCGTGACGGGCCAGGTTTGGATACCAGAAGCTTTGTGCGATAAGTTGCTGGAATATGCTAAAGGCTGGCGGCGAGTGGAGCGAACGACGAAAGCCCCGCTCGAGAATCGTGATCTGCTATTCTTGACCCGCTTTGGAAACGCCTACGGTAGGCGTGGCACCGATCAGTCATCAGCAGTAAATGTCGAGATGTCGGACTTTCGAAAGCGGGGAGTCAAGGCAGGAGTACAAATGCTCCGTAGGTTTCGCTTTCATCAGTCGCGCTGTACTTTCGGTACTGAGTTGGCGCGTTTGGCACTCTCCGCTTGTGCCGATGTTGCACTCGTAATTGCGATAGTCAGCGACGCGCTGCTCCATGCCCCTAACTCCGAAGCCACCACCTTCAGGTACATTCGATTCGTGCAGGCATTGCCGATCAAACAAGCCCTCTCTCATAACTTCATGGTGGCATTTAGCGGAATTGGATTGGAGGGACGGCAGAATGGGTAG
- a CDS encoding YebY family protein: MKSVILGIALLATASSALAADKLVNVTKLEYGKQWAFTKEEVTLQCRKGAALFVLNNSTLMQYPLNEAAEAQVKAGQQRAQSLDVILLDDANHPGQKMSVQPFRERAEKLCAD; the protein is encoded by the coding sequence ATGAAATCTGTAATTCTTGGTATTGCGCTGCTGGCAACGGCGTCGAGCGCGCTGGCGGCAGATAAGCTGGTTAATGTCACTAAGCTGGAGTACGGCAAACAGTGGGCGTTCACCAAAGAGGAGGTCACGCTGCAATGCCGCAAAGGGGCCGCCTTGTTCGTGCTCAACAACAGCACCCTGATGCAGTATCCGCTCAATGAAGCAGCTGAAGCACAGGTGAAAGCGGGGCAGCAGCGTGCCCAATCGTTGGATGTGATCCTGCTGGATGATGCCAACCATCCCGGCCAGAAAATGAGCGTGCAACCTTTCCGCGAAAGAGCAGAAAAACTGTGTGCTGACTAA